The Rickettsia helvetica genome has a segment encoding these proteins:
- a CDS encoding glycosyltransferase 61 family protein, protein MYLELSSPYEQARLFNKAKIIVGPHGSGFVILFLRLQNAK, encoded by the coding sequence ATATATCTAGAGCTATCCTCCCCGTATGAACAGGCCCGGCTTTTTAATAAAGCAAAAATAATAGTTGGACCGCACGGATCAGGATTTGTAATCTTATTTTTGCGGCTCCAAAATGCAAAGTAG
- a CDS encoding glycosyltransferase family 2 protein yields the protein MNKSLTEKISAFIITKNEAARIARAINSVKNIVDEVIVVDSESTDDTVSIAEKLGAKVIVKPWLGYIGQKSFAESLCVNDWVLNIDADEELSKDLQDEIESIFASKNQDQYLAYQIKLLIIHRNDQKPRMFAPFNKCTRLYNKKFASFANTVNSTTHDSVIFNKDVDFEGKIYLLNEAAYHYSGTSIEQLVTKANFYSSEQAKDLMMQDKKVSNIRIAFEMLWWFFKAFFIRRYFIFGFDGFVDSMIFAFARFLRLAKLRESSLKSKNVIASDYKEHGNLMK from the coding sequence ATGAATAAGTCATTAACTGAAAAAATCTCAGCATTTATTATTACCAAAAATGAAGCGGCAAGAATAGCAAGAGCTATAAATAGCGTAAAAAATATTGTCGATGAGGTGATAGTAGTAGATAGTGAAAGTACTGATGATACAGTTAGTATAGCTGAAAAATTAGGAGCAAAGGTAATAGTAAAGCCTTGGCTTGGTTATATAGGGCAGAAATCTTTTGCCGAAAGCCTTTGCGTAAATGATTGGGTTCTTAATATTGATGCCGATGAGGAGTTGTCTAAAGATTTACAAGATGAAATAGAGTCTATTTTTGCATCTAAGAATCAAGATCAATATCTAGCTTATCAAATAAAGCTATTAATAATACATCGTAATGACCAAAAGCCACGAATGTTTGCTCCATTTAATAAATGTACTCGGTTGTATAATAAAAAATTTGCAAGTTTTGCAAATACCGTAAATAGTACTACTCATGATTCGGTGATATTTAATAAAGATGTTGATTTTGAAGGTAAAATTTATCTATTAAATGAGGCTGCTTATCATTATTCGGGTACTTCAATTGAGCAGTTGGTAACTAAAGCAAATTTTTATTCTAGCGAGCAAGCAAAAGATTTAATGATGCAAGATAAAAAAGTTTCAAATATCCGAATAGCATTTGAAATGTTATGGTGGTTTTTTAAAGCATTTTTTATCAGACGATATTTTATATTCGGTTTTGACGGTTTTGTAGATTCAATGATTTTTGCTTTTGCAAGGTTTCTAAGGCTTGCGAAGTTAAGAGAGTCATCGCTTAAATCAAAAAACGTCATTGCGAGCGACTATAAGGAGCATGGCAATCTCATGAAGTAA
- a CDS encoding ABC transporter ATP-binding protein: protein MIKYPTLSKSTFSLGIYFLKFDKVKITLLTVICILLGMIPAIDSILLQKIIDLIESCSDENANNLLSPMIYWAVFYALWWESINIAYRSYDYLYLKTMPVIKGKILNELYNYTQYHSHKFFQDNLAGHISNRITETARSFEMIISIFGEKILRKLAIIVFALIALYSVHYVFATIFILWITVFLGLNVLFSDKINKYSLNYARSQSFVAGSIVDAISNINAVRMFTAHKFERQHLETRVENAVADEQTMQFFMFKLRYALGTSCSIMIFIMIYYLSRLRSELSISIGNCVLVLTLCINVADDIWDLTQEIGDMFEQVGAFNQGLSLMAPHIITDIENATPLDIKEGVIEFRNVTFNYHHNNNLFYNKSVLIPSKQKVGLVGFSGSGKTTFISLLTRLHDIEEGMILIDNQNIKNVTQDSLRKAISLIPQEPVLFHRTILENIRYGKKEATLEEVIEAAKSAHIHDVIDNLPDGYDTMCGERGNNLSGGQRQRIIIARAILKNAPILILDEATSSLDSETESLIQESMDYLMQNKTVIVIAHRLSTLLNMDRILVFEKGSIIDDSSHAELLKNSKLYQKLWNSQVKGLIV, encoded by the coding sequence GTGATAAAATACCCTACTTTATCTAAATCAACATTTAGCTTAGGTATTTATTTTTTAAAATTCGATAAAGTTAAAATTACTTTATTGACTGTAATTTGTATTTTACTCGGTATGATTCCGGCAATTGATAGTATATTACTTCAGAAAATCATTGATCTAATTGAATCTTGCAGCGATGAGAATGCTAATAATCTTTTATCTCCCATGATTTACTGGGCAGTATTTTATGCTCTTTGGTGGGAGAGTATTAATATAGCATATCGTTCATATGATTATCTATATCTAAAAACTATGCCCGTAATAAAAGGAAAAATACTAAATGAACTTTATAATTATACCCAATATCATAGCCATAAATTCTTTCAGGATAATCTAGCAGGACATATTAGCAATCGTATTACTGAAACCGCAAGATCGTTTGAGATGATCATTTCGATATTCGGCGAAAAAATTCTTCGTAAACTAGCAATTATTGTATTTGCATTAATTGCTTTATATTCGGTACATTACGTTTTTGCTACGATATTTATTTTATGGATTACGGTTTTTTTAGGGCTTAATGTTCTTTTTTCGGATAAAATCAATAAATACTCATTAAATTATGCTAGAAGCCAATCTTTTGTTGCTGGTAGTATCGTAGATGCAATTAGCAACATTAATGCGGTTAGAATGTTTACAGCCCATAAATTTGAACGTCAACATCTAGAAACAAGAGTAGAAAATGCCGTAGCTGATGAGCAGACTATGCAATTCTTTATGTTCAAATTGCGTTATGCTCTTGGGACTTCTTGTTCAATAATGATTTTTATAATGATCTATTATTTATCTAGACTTCGTAGTGAATTATCTATAAGCATAGGTAATTGCGTATTAGTTCTAACATTATGTATAAATGTAGCAGACGATATTTGGGATTTAACGCAAGAAATCGGTGATATGTTCGAACAGGTCGGAGCATTTAATCAAGGCTTATCCCTAATGGCACCGCATATTATAACTGATATTGAAAATGCTACTCCTTTAGATATCAAAGAAGGTGTTATTGAATTTAGAAATGTTACGTTTAATTATCATCATAATAACAATCTATTTTATAATAAATCGGTATTAATACCGAGTAAACAAAAAGTAGGGCTAGTCGGATTTTCCGGTTCAGGGAAAACCACTTTTATTAGTTTACTCACTAGGTTACATGATATAGAAGAAGGGATGATTTTAATAGATAATCAAAATATTAAAAACGTAACTCAAGATTCTCTAAGAAAAGCTATTAGCCTTATACCACAAGAACCGGTACTTTTCCATCGTACTATTTTGGAAAATATCAGATACGGAAAAAAAGAAGCTACTCTTGAGGAAGTTATAGAAGCAGCAAAATCTGCACATATCCACGATGTTATCGATAATTTACCGGACGGTTACGATACTATGTGCGGTGAACGGGGGAATAACTTATCAGGCGGTCAGCGTCAAAGAATTATTATAGCAAGAGCTATCTTAAAAAATGCTCCTATTTTAATTCTCGATGAAGCAACAAGTAGTTTAGATAGCGAAACGGAAAGCCTAATTCAAGAGTCAATGGATTATTTAATGCAAAATAAAACCGTGATAGTTATTGCTCATAGATTATCTACTTTACTCAATATGGACAGAATTTTAGTTTTTGAAAAAGGTAGTATAATCGATGACAGTAGCCACGCAGAATTACTAAAAAATAGTAAGCTATATCAAAAATTATGGAACTCACAAGTTAAAGGGTTGATAGTGTGA
- a CDS encoding HI0074 family nucleotidyltransferase substrate-binding subunit yields MEEIFWADYFRTLGQAIQRLHEVIERTKVDKDPIFLDAAIQRFEFVIELFWKVLKKILTHEKIDSTTPKDVLSKAFQFSMIDDEKMWLKIVR; encoded by the coding sequence ATGGAAGAAATATTTTGGGCAGATTATTTTAGAACCTTGGGACAAGCTATACAACGTTTACACGAGGTTATAGAAAGAACTAAAGTAGATAAAGATCCTATTTTTTTAGATGCTGCTATTCAGCGATTTGAATTCGTAATAGAGCTATTTTGGAAAGTACTAAAGAAAATACTAACCCATGAAAAAATTGATAGTACTACTCCAAAAGATGTCCTAAGTAAAGCTTTTCAATTTAGTATGATCGATGATGAAAAAATGTGGCTTAAAATTGTTAGATGA
- the cydB gene encoding cytochrome d ubiquinol oxidase subunit II, which produces MLNFAPYIDLPLVWGELIATAICLYVLLDGFDLGVGILFPFAPTDDCRHKMINSIAPFWDGNETWLVLGGGGLFAAFPLAYSLLMPALYIPITLMLLGLIFRGVAFEFRFKAHIGHRYIWDYAFHFGSMLAVFCQGLMLGTFVQGIEIEGREFAGRSFDFLTPFSIMTGIALIFGYALLGATWLILKTEKKTQDWAYKSALYILFYVALFMGLVSLWVPFLNNHINHRWFSVPNIYYLSIVPIVTALIFIKLIKAVKQKKEVKPFIYTILLFLLGYLGLAISIWPYIVPYKVTLETAAAAPESQSLLLIGAGIFLPVILGYIFYCYYIFRGKSSHHPIY; this is translated from the coding sequence ATGTTAAATTTTGCACCTTATATAGATTTACCGCTTGTTTGGGGTGAGCTTATAGCTACCGCTATTTGTTTATATGTTTTATTAGACGGTTTTGATTTAGGAGTAGGGATCTTATTTCCGTTTGCACCTACTGATGATTGCCGTCATAAAATGATTAATTCTATTGCTCCTTTTTGGGACGGTAACGAAACTTGGTTAGTACTTGGCGGCGGTGGTTTATTTGCAGCTTTCCCGCTGGCATATTCACTATTAATGCCGGCTTTATATATTCCTATTACATTGATGTTACTCGGTCTAATATTTCGCGGTGTAGCTTTTGAATTCCGTTTTAAGGCTCATATAGGTCATCGTTATATTTGGGACTACGCTTTTCATTTCGGTTCTATGCTTGCTGTTTTTTGTCAAGGTTTAATGCTTGGTACGTTTGTCCAAGGAATAGAGATAGAAGGACGAGAATTTGCAGGGAGGAGCTTTGATTTTCTTACTCCCTTTTCCATTATGACGGGGATAGCATTAATATTCGGTTATGCACTCTTGGGTGCTACTTGGCTTATTCTGAAAACAGAAAAGAAAACACAAGATTGGGCTTATAAATCTGCTTTATATATTTTATTTTACGTTGCACTTTTTATGGGGCTTGTAAGCTTATGGGTTCCTTTCTTAAATAACCACATAAATCATCGTTGGTTTAGTGTACCTAATATTTACTATTTATCGATTGTACCTATTGTAACGGCTTTAATATTTATCAAGTTAATTAAAGCCGTTAAGCAGAAAAAAGAAGTAAAGCCGTTTATTTATACGATCTTGTTATTTTTATTAGGATATTTAGGGCTTGCGATAAGTATATGGCCATATATCGTTCCTTATAAAGTTACGCTTGAAACCGCAGCAGCAGCACCGGAGTCACAGTCTTTACTGTTGATAGGGGCTGGGATATTTCTACCTGTCATACTTGGCTACATATTCTATTGTTATTATATATTCCGTGGCAAATCATCTCATCATCCGATATATTAA
- a CDS encoding ankyrin repeat domain-containing protein: MKKQVEQIEITDDIIRNKFYEILSGKDIEEQQTMGFNNIDEIKRYQFFRESFVKEFTAFIEDPNKDVDSVHYGAYINIAKIARNPRDFTAKAIQQGDYDLVDTLLTALSIDPNKVAYISDAAAGSLLYFACINNQKEIARLLIKKGANIKFADDFGMIPLYNAIEARHLDMVEFLLENGADPNYMGRKIFSCLEIVTFRYKDIAMVTKLLAYGALIWKL; the protein is encoded by the coding sequence ATGAAGAAACAGGTAGAACAAATAGAAATAACTGATGATATAATTAGGAATAAATTTTATGAGATATTAAGCGGTAAAGATATAGAAGAACAGCAAACTATGGGATTTAATAATATAGATGAAATAAAAAGATATCAATTTTTTAGAGAAAGTTTTGTCAAAGAATTCACCGCTTTTATTGAAGATCCAAATAAAGATGTTGATAGTGTGCACTATGGGGCATACATCAATATAGCTAAAATAGCAAGAAATCCTAGAGATTTTACAGCTAAAGCAATTCAACAAGGTGATTACGATTTAGTTGATACTTTGTTAACAGCTTTAAGTATTGATCCAAATAAAGTAGCGTATATATCGGATGCTGCTGCTGGAAGTCTTTTATATTTTGCGTGTATTAATAATCAGAAAGAGATAGCTAGGCTTTTAATTAAAAAAGGAGCAAATATAAAATTTGCCGATGATTTTGGTATGATCCCCTTATATAATGCTATAGAAGCCAGGCATCTGGATATGGTAGAATTTCTACTTGAAAATGGAGCTGATCCTAATTACATGGGGAGGAAAATTTTCTCTTGTTTAGAAATAGTTACCTTCAGATACAAAGATATAGCTATGGTAACTAAATTGCTTGCTTATGGTGCGCTAATATGGAAGTTATAA
- a CDS encoding DUF2671 domain-containing protein — translation MQEKELSNNFLEEQEKSKEDDSPFFDVKYICQASLLITDSIQKGYDVTQLPNGDINVTEVRIVNVHYNWNSEKGKFVKTNQIEFNNSKGG, via the coding sequence ATGCAAGAAAAAGAATTATCTAATAATTTTTTAGAAGAACAAGAAAAGTCTAAGGAAGATGATTCTCCGTTCTTTGATGTAAAATATATTTGTCAAGCAAGTTTATTAATTACGGATTCTATCCAAAAAGGGTATGATGTAACGCAATTGCCCAATGGTGATATTAATGTTACAGAAGTAAGAATAGTAAATGTTCATTATAATTGGAACTCCGAAAAAGGAAAATTTGTTAAAACTAATCAGATAGAATTTAATAATAGCAAAGGTGGATGA
- a CDS encoding nucleotidyltransferase domain-containing protein — MNSIKEYFFVNLTTLPFIEEIWLFGSRGRGDNTERSDIDIAILCPNTNEDDWQQVLEIIYDADTLLKIDCVRFDTLNDDDKLK; from the coding sequence ATGAATAGTATCAAAGAATATTTTTTTGTAAATCTAACCACATTACCCTTTATAGAAGAAATTTGGCTTTTTGGCTCACGCGGGCGAGGTGATAATACTGAACGTTCTGATATTGATATTGCCATCCTCTGCCCTAATACAAATGAAGATGATTGGCAGCAAGTTTTAGAAATAATATATGATGCAGATACACTTTTAAAAATAGATTGTGTACGATTTGATACATTAAATGACGATGATAAGCTTAAATAA
- a CDS encoding nucleotidyltransferase domain-containing protein, with amino-acid sequence MLDDHNITSHVYKYEDAKRVFENIKLYLPILEKTYNKLEKKYFG; translated from the coding sequence TTGTTAGATGATCATAATATTACTTCTCATGTTTATAAATATGAAGATGCAAAACGAGTTTTTGAAAATATTAAATTATACTTACCGATTTTAGAAAAAACATATAACAAACTAGAGAAAAAATATTTTGGATGA
- a CDS encoding type II toxin-antitoxin system Phd/YefM family antitoxin, with protein sequence MTKKLIHATKLIFTYNKYNLKIREKIVMISEEDYRNMNETLYLLSILNMYKSIIEGRAEPIEKCSDKLE encoded by the coding sequence ATGACGAAAAAATTGATCCATGCAACAAAGCTAATATTTACTTATAATAAATATAACTTAAAGATAAGAGAAAAAATAGTTATGATTTCAGAAGAAGATTATCGTAATATGAATGAGACCTTATATTTATTATCTATTCTTAATATGTATAAATCCATAATTGAAGGACGAGCAGAACCGATAGAAAAATGTAGCGATAAATTAGAATAA
- the queA gene encoding tRNA preQ1(34) S-adenosylmethionine ribosyltransferase-isomerase QueA yields MKLSDFDFDLPSELIAQYPSSKRDRSDLLIAATPPIKTKFYNIIDYLKEGDLLVFNNSKVIKAKLHLGRNITINLNKKLSDIVNSVGFAYKEQGAKPITNRRATSDIVGESKSIDYNSWSAFAKPARKLNIGDEFYFDNHKVIITKKFAMGEINVKFELDNISVFEFLDKYGEMPLPVYIRRSFKRHCEEGRSPDAAISLQDPEIATASQIMPRNDDKLDPLRYQTVYSQIEGSVAAPTAGLHFTKDIIDKLKAKNIQTTFLTLHVGAGTFLPVKTENIHEHKMHTEYCSITPETAEIINKTKQEGRRIIAVGTTTLRTLESSCNNGIVKAGDFETNIFITPGFKFQTADMLLTNFHFPKSTLFMLICAFAGFKEMHELYKYAIKEKMRFFSYGDATLLYRKV; encoded by the coding sequence ATGAAACTCTCTGATTTTGACTTTGACTTGCCAAGTGAACTTATTGCACAATATCCATCTAGTAAACGTGACCGATCGGATTTACTAATTGCTGCTACGCCGCCTATTAAAACTAAATTCTACAACATAATAGATTACTTAAAAGAAGGTGATTTATTAGTCTTTAATAATAGCAAAGTGATTAAAGCAAAGTTACATTTGGGGAGAAATATTACTATCAACTTAAATAAAAAATTATCAGATATAGTCAATTCAGTTGGATTTGCATACAAGGAGCAAGGAGCGAAGCCTATAACTAATAGGAGAGCGACAAGTGACATAGTAGGCGAGTCCAAATCAATTGACTATAATAGTTGGTCGGCTTTTGCAAAACCAGCTCGTAAACTTAATATAGGCGATGAATTTTATTTTGATAATCATAAGGTAATCATTACCAAAAAATTTGCAATGGGCGAGATTAACGTAAAATTTGAACTTGATAATATTTCGGTATTTGAATTTTTGGACAAATACGGTGAGATGCCGCTGCCGGTTTATATTAGGAGATCATTTAAACGTCATTGCGAGGAAGGACGCAGTCCTGACGCGGCAATCTCGTTACAAGATCCTGAGATTGCCACGGCATCCCAAATAATGCCTCGCAATGACGATAAACTAGACCCTCTACGCTATCAAACTGTCTATAGTCAAATAGAAGGATCGGTTGCAGCACCAACAGCAGGCTTGCATTTTACAAAGGATATAATTGATAAGCTTAAGGCAAAAAATATACAAACCACATTTTTAACATTACATGTGGGAGCAGGAACTTTTTTACCTGTAAAAACCGAAAATATTCATGAGCATAAAATGCATACCGAATATTGCTCTATTACTCCTGAAACTGCTGAAATCATCAACAAAACAAAGCAAGAGGGAAGACGCATTATTGCAGTCGGCACTACAACACTTAGAACACTTGAGAGTTCTTGCAATAACGGCATCGTAAAAGCCGGTGATTTTGAAACCAATATTTTCATAACTCCGGGTTTTAAATTTCAAACAGCCGATATGCTACTTACTAATTTCCATTTTCCTAAATCTACTTTATTTATGCTTATATGTGCTTTTGCCGGATTTAAAGAGATGCATGAACTATATAAATATGCTATAAAAGAAAAAATGCGTTTTTTTAGCTATGGCGATGCAACACTTTTGTATAGGAAAGTATGA
- a CDS encoding cytochrome ubiquinol oxidase subunit I, with amino-acid sequence MEFDQVLLSRIQFAFTISFHIIFPAFTIGLASFLAVIEGLWLKTKKPVYQEIYKFWVKIFAVTFGMGVVSGVVMSYQFGTNWSHFSDKVGNVLGPLLGFEVFTAFFLESSFLGIMLFGFNKVSKKVHFISTLIVAVGTVISAFWILAASSWMHTPAGFELRGEGFFYPLNWLEIIFNPSFPYRFFHMITAAYLTTSFVIGGVGSFYLLNNRYKEHAKIMLFMAVLMALIVAPIQIFIGDLHGLNTLKYQPVKVSAMEGIWNTEKGAAFNLIGFPDGEEEKTKYAIEIPYASSLILTHNLDGEVKGLKEWTKEERPPVAVVFFSFRIMVGIGFLMVFTGVAGLYLYLKKRLYTTHWFQYWYILMSPSGFIAVLAGWFVTEVGRQPYIVYNILKTVDTVSPVLGKYVFISLIAFVVVYVIIFRAGIYYIMHLIKKGIEAIDNKEMYGEIGLNNPLLEK; translated from the coding sequence ATGGAATTTGATCAAGTATTATTATCGAGGATTCAGTTTGCTTTTACCATAAGTTTTCATATAATATTTCCTGCTTTTACTATAGGGCTTGCAAGCTTTTTAGCGGTAATTGAAGGGTTATGGTTAAAAACAAAAAAGCCGGTTTATCAAGAAATATACAAATTTTGGGTGAAGATTTTTGCCGTTACTTTCGGTATGGGAGTAGTTTCAGGCGTCGTAATGTCTTATCAATTCGGGACTAACTGGTCACATTTTTCAGATAAGGTTGGAAATGTCCTTGGTCCGCTTCTCGGTTTTGAAGTATTTACTGCCTTTTTCCTCGAATCTTCTTTTTTAGGTATAATGTTATTCGGCTTTAATAAAGTCAGTAAAAAAGTACATTTTATTTCTACGTTAATAGTTGCCGTTGGTACTGTAATCTCAGCTTTTTGGATACTTGCAGCTAGTAGCTGGATGCATACGCCTGCTGGTTTTGAACTGCGAGGCGAAGGATTCTTTTATCCTTTAAATTGGCTAGAAATTATCTTTAACCCTTCTTTCCCATATCGCTTTTTCCATATGATTACAGCGGCTTATTTAACTACTTCTTTTGTTATTGGTGGTGTAGGTAGCTTTTATTTACTAAATAATCGTTATAAAGAGCATGCTAAAATTATGCTTTTTATGGCGGTGTTAATGGCGTTAATCGTTGCACCTATTCAAATATTTATCGGTGATCTGCATGGTTTAAATACTCTTAAATATCAGCCGGTTAAAGTTTCGGCTATGGAAGGTATTTGGAATACGGAAAAAGGAGCGGCCTTTAATCTTATCGGCTTTCCTGACGGGGAAGAAGAAAAAACAAAATATGCTATAGAAATACCTTATGCTAGTAGTTTAATCTTAACGCATAACTTAGACGGTGAAGTGAAAGGATTAAAAGAATGGACAAAAGAAGAGCGTCCACCGGTTGCTGTGGTATTTTTTAGCTTCCGTATTATGGTAGGAATCGGTTTCTTAATGGTATTTACAGGTGTAGCCGGCTTATATCTTTACTTGAAGAAAAGATTATATACTACGCATTGGTTTCAATATTGGTATATATTAATGTCACCTTCAGGTTTTATTGCAGTACTTGCCGGTTGGTTTGTAACCGAGGTAGGTAGACAACCTTATATAGTATATAATATTTTAAAAACCGTAGATACGGTATCACCGGTACTTGGCAAATATGTATTTATTTCTCTAATTGCTTTTGTAGTAGTGTATGTGATCATTTTCAGAGCGGGTATATATTATATAATGCATTTGATAAAGAAAGGTATAGAAGCGATAGATAATAAAGAAATGTACGGAGAGATCGGTTTGAATAACCCATTATTAGAAAAGTAA
- the zapE gene encoding cell division protein ZapE: MIKSSTALILDSKQAALLEELKPLAIELNKPKSLFKFFNQNNLKNGIYLYGPVGSGKTMLMNSFFEAISIPKTILHYQNFMQEIHKSMHKLQTENQKDIIPKIAKDYAKKTRVLGIDEFEIKDITDAMIIGRLFNELIKQNIFIFITSNTSPNNLYKDGLQRESFLPFIKIINNTFYVKYLDNHYDYRFDKALGVKGARIIYPLTLENQNKLEKIITDISDNNLVSQNIQVLGREISFQKVYKRILVTDYNELFARDLSYIDYVNICQNFNVIIVGNVHTIDANDTNTAVRFINFIDNAYFYKILLFMSLEDNPNKIYQGSARATEFKRTISRLNEMNSESYLLNNDFKN, translated from the coding sequence ATGATAAAATCCTCTACTGCATTAATACTAGATTCAAAACAAGCTGCTTTATTAGAAGAATTAAAACCACTGGCAATAGAACTTAATAAGCCAAAAAGTTTATTTAAATTCTTTAACCAAAATAATTTAAAAAACGGAATTTATTTATACGGTCCAGTGGGCAGTGGTAAAACTATGCTTATGAATTCTTTTTTTGAAGCGATAAGCATACCTAAGACTATTCTACACTATCAGAACTTTATGCAGGAAATTCATAAATCTATGCATAAATTACAAACGGAAAATCAAAAAGATATCATACCTAAAATTGCCAAAGATTATGCTAAAAAAACTAGAGTACTTGGAATAGATGAATTTGAAATTAAAGACATAACCGATGCAATGATAATCGGTAGATTATTTAATGAATTAATAAAGCAAAATATTTTTATTTTTATAACCTCTAACACGAGTCCCAATAATCTTTACAAAGACGGGTTACAACGAGAATCTTTCCTACCTTTTATAAAGATAATCAATAATACATTTTATGTTAAATATCTAGATAATCACTATGATTATCGATTTGATAAAGCGTTAGGAGTTAAAGGGGCAAGGATAATTTATCCCTTAACTTTAGAAAACCAAAACAAACTTGAAAAAATTATCACAGATATTAGTGATAATAATCTTGTTTCTCAAAATATACAGGTTTTAGGTAGAGAAATATCGTTTCAAAAAGTGTATAAAAGAATATTAGTAACAGATTATAATGAATTATTTGCAAGAGACTTAAGCTATATCGATTATGTTAATATTTGCCAAAATTTCAACGTTATTATAGTGGGGAACGTTCATACTATCGATGCTAATGATACAAATACAGCCGTTAGATTTATCAATTTTATCGATAATGCCTATTTCTATAAAATACTTTTATTTATGAGCTTAGAAGATAACCCAAATAAAATATATCAAGGTTCAGCACGAGCCACAGAATTCAAACGCACTATTTCAAGACTAAATGAAATGAATAGCGAATCTTATTTATTAAATAATGATTTTAAGAATTAA